The Mesorhizobium sp. AR02 genomic interval CTGGTCTACCCTAAGACGGTGGCAAACGATCCGCGCATCGTTGCCTTTCGCGACTGGATTCTTGAGGAGGTGGCGAGGACGCCAACCGTGGACGGGGTTTAGCGAGGCCGCCGAGCAAGACCTTTTCGTTCAAGACCGGGCGTTGTGGCCGAAGATCATGCGGGTGTATTTCTTCCATTTCCATTTCAGGCTTTTGTACAAACGCGGGTAGTTTTTCGCCGAAATGGACGTCTGGAAAGCGCCGTTTTCGCTGCCTTGTTCGACAATCGGCCGCTCGAACCACAGCATTTCAATGCCGAGCTTCTCGTCCATCTGTTCGACCTGGTGGTCGATCGAGGTGTATATCTTGTTCTGCTCGATCCAGGCGCAACGGGCTTCGGCGACGGGGCGGGTGATGAGGTAGGAATCGGTGCATCTGGCATGCAGAGCCGGGTAGAGCCTTTGGCCCTTCCGCAGTTTCCAGCTCGGCGTGTAGTAGTTGCTGCCATTGCCGAGATAGATGACGGCCTTGCGCGTGGGGCCGCCGAGTTCGGCAAGCCCCTGCCGGAACTTGGCGACGAAGTCGCGGGCGAGGAAGACGTCGTCCTCGAAGACCAGGCAATAGGGCAGGTCGGTCTCGAGGAAATCGCGCCAGATGCCGACATGCTTGAGCGCCAGCGAGACGGCCGGCGGGTGGGTAAAGGCAGGGGCGACCAGCTCGTTGCGGATCTCCGGGGTGACATCGGGCCGGTCCCAGTCGGTGTAGAAATAGACCGGCACGCCACGCCGCTCGAATTCGCGGACGATGTGGCGGCGCCGGTCGTCATAGCCCTGCTTGACGTGGCAGATCCGGGTGAACACCAGGTCGCGTGGAAATCCGGCTGCCATCGTCAACGCACCGTCTCAGCTTGCCGCGGCGCCGAACCAGCCGATCACCGCGCCGATGATCAGCAGGACACCCAGCCAGTGGCCGCCATCGATGAGGGTCAGGTCCCAGCCGAAATTCTCGTAGCGATGGTTGACCGACAGCGTCGTGGCGACGAAACCCAGCCAAAGCACGAAGCCGAAGACAAGCCCGGCAAGCAGTGTCGGCTCGCCGCCGGTCATCGCGCCGACGACCAGAGCCATGATGTAGGCCATGACCAGCTCGGCGATGAAGCTGATGACGAAAGGCAGCGGCGACTTCTTCATCGTCGCCGGATCGAGCCTGGCGGCCTTCAGCCACGGCTTGCTCAACGCCATGTACCAGGCGGCGCCGAACAGCCAGGCCAAGACAGCGGCGGCGATCACCGCCAGCCAGTTCACTGCTGAAAAATCCATGAGCTTCCCCCTCCAGATGCAGGCCGTGCGGCGTGCTCTATCTTTTTGTTTCGAGCAATTCCTGTGGGAAAACCGCTACACACTTTTCCTGGAATTGCTCCAGCTTTGTATCAAGCGCTTCGGCGATGGCGTCAAGCAAAGCGCCAGACGGTGGTGCGCTTGACCAGGGAATCCTCCAGTGCCCGCGTGACGTCCACTTCATAGACCGCAAGCGGCTCCAGCCCTGTCTTCGGCATATAGGACCGGCCGGGATCGCCGACGAAGATCTCCGC includes:
- a CDS encoding glycosyltransferase family 25 protein, translated to MAAGFPRDLVFTRICHVKQGYDDRRRHIVREFERRGVPVYFYTDWDRPDVTPEIRNELVAPAFTHPPAVSLALKHVGIWRDFLETDLPYCLVFEDDVFLARDFVAKFRQGLAELGGPTRKAVIYLGNGSNYYTPSWKLRKGQRLYPALHARCTDSYLITRPVAEARCAWIEQNKIYTSIDHQVEQMDEKLGIEMLWFERPIVEQGSENGAFQTSISAKNYPRLYKSLKWKWKKYTRMIFGHNARS
- a CDS encoding DUF1761 domain-containing protein; this translates as MDFSAVNWLAVIAAAVLAWLFGAAWYMALSKPWLKAARLDPATMKKSPLPFVISFIAELVMAYIMALVVGAMTGGEPTLLAGLVFGFVLWLGFVATTLSVNHRYENFGWDLTLIDGGHWLGVLLIIGAVIGWFGAAAS